The window TACTTGTATGCTCCGCAGTGGTGAACTTAAAGGATGAACTGCACTAGATAATCCTGATAATCAGCCATTGTTTTATATttctaattttcattttttctctcctcagcccTTCAGCTTTCTTCACCAAGCCTCGTGCGCAGCTCCTTCAAACTGGTGAGCATGCACTCAAACTGCAGTCTACGAACTGTTTAACATGGGTTTTGCAACTTAATAATTCTTTGGTTTGTCTTCGTCTGGTAGTGCCCTGTGCCTCTAAGTAGGCGGACCTTTGCTGCAGAGGCTAAGAAGACATACAACAGAGACAAACCCCATGTGAATGTCGGAACAATTGGACATGTTGATCATGGCAAGACAACCCTGACTGCAGCCATCACGAAAGGTAGAATCACTGATGGCCTAGCTTTTACTCTTACAGTGGCCCTGATGAACATAAATCCAACACGCTGAATTCCCTAATTTGATCGAGAGACTGATTTGGCTACACTGACctacaacaaaaaaatcatgacctctttttttctttttttttttcattttgtgaaagATGAAATCAGAAATGTGACCTTGGTGTGTTATTGGGTTCTCAGTTCTCTCTGGCGCTGGTGGTGGCAGCTATAAAAAGTATGAGGACATTGACAATGCCCCCGAGGAGAAGGCCAGAGGAATCACCATCAATGCCTCTCATGTAGAATACACCACAGCCAACAGACATTATGCTCACACAGACTGTCCTGGGCATGCTGATTATGTCAAGGTAACCTTATTTACTTGTACACAGCACCTGCACCAGCCTTGCCTAGAAGGTGCTGAACATCATGCAGCTTTGTTGTTATCTTAGCTGATTAAAATCCACGCTTATCTCAAGTATTTCAAACATATTTCGTTATGTACTTTATAAgttatgtaaaaatgtaattaatcaCTTTGAATTAACCCAaactcttctctttttcagaaCATGATTACTGGTACAGCTCAGATGGATGGCTGCATCCTTGTCGTGGCGGCTACTGACGGCCAGATGCCTCAGACAAGAGAGCACCTCCTCTTGGCCCGGCAGATAGGTGTCGAGCATGTGGTGGTTTTCATCAACAAGGCAGACGCAGTGGAAGATAAGGAGATGCTGGAGCTGGTTGAGATCGAGATTCGCGAACTGCTCACAGAGTTTGGCTATGATGGCGAGAACACACCTGTTGTGATAGGCTCAGCCCTCTGCGCCCTGGAGGTGAGGGGAAGGCTGGTAGTAATTTGTGTCACAGTTTAGATAATACTGTCAGCTGCTCGCTTTTATCAATTAGCTACAGGATAAATAATTATCAATGTTATGTTCTGTATGGATGGCAGCATGTTAAACAGATTGTGTTTAAGTCTAACAAAGATCCCAACACAATGTGAGCCAGACTACCTCCAGATGTGGTTGCATTTAATACCAGGTATAAATGGGTTcgttatgttttctttttgttttttaatttcagaacAGAGAGCCAGAGCTTGGGGTGAATGCAGTGATGAAACTGCTGGAGGTTGTGGATTCTTATGTTCCTCTTCCCAAAAGAGAGCTGGAAAAACCTTTCCTTCTGCCCATTGAAGGGGTTTATTCCATCCCAggtatgagaaaaaaaaaaaaacaaaacgcaaGAAATACAGCCTGCATACACATTTAACtattgtttggtctataaaatgtcagaaaagagtcaaaaatattgatcattgtttcccagagcccaagatGACGTCCTGAAATGCcttattttgtccaaaacccaaagatattcagtttgctgtcatagagaaatggagaaacctgactctttttttttccttaaaaaattTACTTAAACCGAttgattgattatcaaaatagttgcagattgATTTAATAGTTGGCAACTATTCGATTAATTGTTCCAGCTCTATTTTATCACCGATTTGCACCTCTAGAAAAATGCTGTATCTCAGGAAATTTGAGGTTTATCAGTTGTATCTTTCAGGCAGGGGTACGGTGGTGTCGGGCACTTTGGAGAGGGGTGTCATCAAGAAAGGAGATGACAGTGAGTTTGTGGGCCATAATCGTGCCTTCAAGTCAGTGGTTACAggtgagtgaaagaaaaagcaacagaaactcagCAGAGGAGCTCCTGTACTGTTTAAAAAGCACATGACccaaaacatgacaaatatcCAGATGAGTGACAAAGTTAAAGACAACCTTAGTAAATGAGTGGAGAAATTTTGCaaatgcagcagctccacactggGTACAGAGGATCACTGAATGCTTTAATGAGTATGCAAATGAGAGCACTTTGTGTGCTTTAATGATGAGTATCTGATCTAAAGCTACTGCTGAGGGCAAGTCCGATAAAGGTGTGTCCAGAAGTATTTGAACTTGTATGAGTATTGGTGTATACTCAGGAAATTCACCCTGCTGTCCGTCCTGTTGGGTTCAGGTATCGAGATGTTCCACAAGTCTCTGGATcgggcagaggcaggagataACATGGGCGCTCTGATCCGAGGACtaaagagagaggaagtgaggagaGGGATGGTGATGTGCAAACCAGGATCCATAAAGCCTCACCAGAAAGTCAAAGCCCAGGTCTGAGAGCACAGATTTGCTGTGTTGATTAATTAGTAATAGTTTTGCACAATCAATGAATCAAAATTTGAATCTGTTACATGACTGTATATAATCCAGCAATTGTAATGGTCAAAGAGCAGTTTTAAAGGCAAACTGGGAGATCAGCCAGATGCCACAGTAATGACTCTGAGGGCATTCACTCAGTTAAAGAGTGTTTATCTGCTGACAAACCAATTTCTGttataaaatgaaatacagaacCCACTGTTACCCAGAAAATGATgcactaatgtgtgtgtgtgctttctgtaTGACAGGTGTATATTCTGAGtaaggaggagggaggcagacacAAACCTTTTGTCTCCAACTTCATGCCCGTCATGTTCTCTCTGACCTGGGACATGGCCTGCAGAGTCACTCTGCCCGAggacaaggtgtgtgtgtgtgtgtgtgtgcgcgtgcttgtgcgtgtgtgcgcacatgcatgtgtgtctgtcagtaaaTGCATGTTTGAATCCCATTCCCCAAAAGTTCAACCAGCTAGTGCATGTAGCTAGATTTACTTTAAGCAACTTCATGATGTGTCAGGTCTGTGAAAGCAGTATGATAGCTTCCGATGAGTCATTGTCTTTCTTTAATAGAGAtttttgttgtgatgttttaATGCTCTGTGCTGACAGCCGCGGCCAGAAGCATTATGTTTTcaacttgtctgtctgtccatctatGTTTGTATGTACATCCCATTCAAGGGAAGGCAAAATCTCATGAATGCCTGGAAggcatttcttcatttcttcttgGCACAAACTATTCAATCTTGGTGGTCTACGGTCAAGGACACTGTGActgcacaaaacacatttttgacccTAACGCAATAATTAATTTGCTAATTAAGACAACATTTCATACAAAGGTCTCATAGGATACATTGGTGACAACATGACCTTTCATATCCCtaaggtcagcttcactgtgacatcataatgttctgcagaaacacttttctaaCCTTTATTCAACACcttaactcaggaacagaaggcagattgtgaccatatttcacatttggtcagatactgaattggtgacactaatcttgggtgtccaccttgaaactgtgtggattgtatagatcttctgtgctgccgtTTTACAacttgtagcttctttgcagcagcatccatatttgaagcattgttgtccaccacaagctcattggttctgctaatattgagcttcaggtgattgttgttgcaccatgtgatgaagctctctgttagtcctctgtactcctctgtaaaaatagtctcaaAGTAAAGACAGCATGtctctcactggaaattattcactggaatcgTACATGCTAGTATAATGACAATTCCAGTTTTTTTGAAAACTGCAGCtggactggttggtggaggcataAACCCCTGAGGCAGCGATTCTTGTTTGGCTTTTGACGTAATGCTGCATTTTTGGATGAGAATGTTATAATGTTAAGTTTCACAGAGGTAGTATTTAATGCAGGactgtgttttattacagcATTTTTCTCATCACTCAATATGGGTTTGTCCCAGTGAGGATATGGTTTTGGCATACACCagtttacaaaaacaaaattgaagTCTCCCAACATAAACAATTGTACGTTTCCGCTTTTACAATTGTAAACACAACAAGAGAATTTTAAGGGACATTCATCACTCTCCTGTCTGTTGTCTTTCAGGAAATGGTGATGCCAGGAGAGGACACCTCCTTGACGCTGACGCTCCGCCAGCCAATGGTTCTCGAAAAAGGCCAGAGGTTCACTCTGAGAGACGGAAACAGAACCATCGGCACTGGACTGGTGACAGACATCCTGACGTTTACAGATGAAGACCAGACTAACTGGGGCTGAATGGAAACTGCAGAgagggctggggggggggggggggggggttcggGGGGGAGGATGAGTGGGTGTCTGTGCCTGGTCAAATCAAATGATAATAGAAATAAACTTTCAGTGCATAAACCCATGCATAAACCTCAAAGAGTAGAGGACTTAAAGGAATGCATGGCTCTGTTGTGCTGTTCCACCCAACCAAAATATCTGTCACGTTTAGCACTGTCTTTGTGTTAACAGGCCAGACTGTCAAAATTATGTCACTTatgtaataaaatgtatttaatataaaaaaagCCGTCCTTTGTTTTGTGGTATTGGCTATTGCTAGCCAGAtgattttcaaaaaataaacacacattcatcttAATCCAGAGATCTGTTAAAGATGTGGCTGTAAGGGAGAGTCGCATGTTGCATGTTAGAAGATCATTAGGCCACATGAGGGCAGCAAAGAGGTGCCCCAACAGCCTATTAGTCAGTCCAATGAAATAGTCCTGATCTCATTATTAATTATAGAAAACAGTCAGCTACATCAGCAATGTGTTTTGGAGCTTTTGTGAAAATGAGTTCAATAAAACTCATGTGCTCATTCTACTGTTTGTGGGTGATAAATTTAGGATAATCAACTCTGTCATCCAGCAAATATAGCAACATATTTGATAAAAGGTTACAATTAACTGAAAATCTGAATATATACCAACCAAATCAGGAAACCAGCTTCACAGGTTTTTTGATATATATGGTAATTTCCAGAAATAAtctgagaaacacaaaatgctCATTTCCCAAATTCCCAAAACTCCTAACTAGGTGTGTGAATATACCTTAAAATTATGTGGTCCCATAATTTATGGATTTGGCCCTTAAAGACATTACTGGAAAATAATCTGAGGACATGAAGTAATCTGACAAGAATTCAAACATTTCACTCAGGAGCCACAAATCCACTGTATTCAGAGCATtcagagcaaacacagcatCTCTTTTAGATGGAGACAAATAGCATCAGCctgacagagaaagtgagagcagGAGTGGATGGTTGGTAGTAGAGATTGAGAGCGAGATTGTACCGGGGGAGTTTTGGATAAGTCTTGATAGTTTTTGAACGTAGAGCGTCTTTCAGCGCCAGGCTGAacctgttggtgtttgtgtgctctgaaTAGTTGGTGGTCTCTGCTTTTTCATCCCCAATAGGAAGTTCCCCagttgctctgtgtttgctgtcgGTATTTGAGTGAGTGCCTCCTGTAATCTAATCAGCCTGTTGCTGTAATCAAATACTGTACGTCTGCAGGAGGCAGGAGCAGCAACTACTGCTGAGTGATGTGCTCAGCTGGAGGATGAATGTCTCCATGAGCAAAATAACTTAAAGAGATACATGATCAGTGAACTCTCATATGTACTGATGGTCAGTGATACTGGCTTTAACTGTCTCTAAAGAGGTCTGATACACTAAATGTCATTCAAACCAGCTTAACCTGTGACTGATGTTTGCTGAATCACGTCATGGCAATGGGCTTCGAGGGACATTTGAGTTCTGTTCATGTTGACAACAACCTCAGCGTGTAGACGTGTCAGAGGGGCGAGATACATGAGTGACAACCGACTTGACCAATTaatggtttataacacactataatgtaTTTGCAAGCACATTTTAAGTTAAATTTGTCAACAGCTATAACTCCTCCTGTGAGGCATCGCTAAGAGATGATCAGTGATTAAGTATTAAGATCTTTCatttaagtgaaaatgaaattataaaAGCACTCATCTATGAGAAAAGGCCGTCATTCAAAATTCAACTAAAGTAAAAGTGTATAACTATAACcaataaaattaataaaaaaaataacaaaaaaaaacaataaaaaagaaaatggtatTTAATTACaatatttgagtaaatgtaattattttttcccCACAACAGAATAtagtgcagcacagcagcagtgatatAAGATATACATTTTGTATAAATATAaaatttgaattatttatttaattcaccTGAGTAATAATATGCCAATGAGTGGTTTGTGTATAAACAGTTATTAAACATGCTTTGTAACACACTGTAAGGATTTATTAATGTGTGTATTCATATAGCATTAAATGTGATTACAGctgttttactgtgttattACCCTTTCATCAACTTTTTATACACCAGTTACTCACttaaaaacatttagaaatatcCTCCTAACATCTCACAACTACATTATAGTGTTTCTGTTATTCATATCATGCACTATATTATATTTGATGTACTGCTTAAATAATATGGTTAAAGtaaacaaacaggacatttcATGCTAAATATAACCGTTATgtgtgggaaaaaaagacacatatgTCTGTTTTTACATTGATTGcagtgatttttcttctttttttgataGTAATGAAAATTCACACGGTCGTCTTTGTGCAGCTTCAAAGTATAAATCACAGTCTAATCCACCCTGATGTTAAAACCAGTTTCCTCTATCAGATTGTCCCAGTCAGGGCGAGGTTTTTCCATCCAGCAATCCACCAGTCACAAGTTCACTCCTCTAACCTTTAACCTCCTCGCACTCCTCAATAACATGACTCTGCCTCAGCTATCTGAGTATTCTGTGAATGGAAAGGGAAGCTGCAACATAATATCAAGGAGATGCGATGAGTGGTTTCCTTGACTTGTTCTGTCCTGATTAGGTGTCATGTCCCCAGGCCAAGGCCGACAAGATTTAATTCTTTTTTCCAGCCAATAGTCAACATGGACGCCCATTTCCCAACAGCGATGACTGACTCTGACCCAAATCTCTGCACATCGGAGCCGGGATGGGTGGTTACACTCCCATAAGAAATACATCAAGCCAAATATTATCTTTTTCTACATAGAGGCATGCGATGGGCATATCCATGACAGTAATTAACCACAGAAGAGCATGCAGTCTGTGTTAAACAATAGTCAAGGTATATTAAAACTCATACGTTCTTTCCTAAAATATTTAAACTTCAGAATTATGCAACGTTTTCCAACagtagcataaagagtggaTCTGTTCTTGGTCAGAACTGATCATTCATAGAATATGCAGGCACAATATGATTCAGGTCTAAAGTGTCTGGAGTTATGGCTGTAGGAAAGGAAGTGCAGCTGTTGCatcatgttgcttttttttcccaccctccacctccttctgGCAGCTGAGGGAAACCAGCGAAGAATAGAGCTGCTGCAATTAAGTCCGAATTTGCCTTTCAACAGCCCACTCTGCATGTTGGAAGACTGACCCTCCACGGCTTCTCATCCTCCAACACTGCCGAGTGGGTGAGAGGCATCCCAGTTATTCTCAGCGCTCCTTCCATCACACACCACCTCTCAGAGGATACGGCACTCTTAAAGCAGGAaattaaacattcatttggcACTAAAGCAACTTCCTGAAAGTTAAATGCATGAAAGGGTAGAACAGTTGATTTGTTTAGATGTCACTGTGGTAGGAATTGTTGACGCCAGGATAACATTTTATTGTCTCACACACCCACTCTTTAGCTCTTTAGCTGAGAGGTCATATCAAATGGTAATTGAATAAAACCAGTTCTGGGTAATATTATTCTTGAATACACATACCACCAACGCATAGACTCAATATTCTACTTAGGAATTTTAAGTATTTTCTCAACAGTCAAAACTTTGATTACATGTTGTGAAAATACTGAAACCATTCATATTTTATCAGTAATTGTTTTCAAGTATTTCACTTATTGATTATGTGTACaactttgaataaataaaaattgtcAGGTGATATGGAGTCATGTCACAGAAGCCCACACTGGTTTTGGACAATTTAACTAAAGCTATTCTAAGTcaagtttttgtgtgtgtctgtgtgtgtgtgctcgtgtgcaTGTGATCTCTTTTCCAGTGTTCAAGGTTACAGGGCAGTGAAATCAAGCAGGACTGCCAAGTCTTGTCTGTGAATATGCAAAGACATGCCTAATTGATTGCATAAGAGTGAAAGCAGAAACCTCTGACCCCAACCAGATACCATCCCACCAAATCACAGCCATAAATTACAGTccattcctctgtgtttgtcaaaCAGCTCACTCCCACTTTTCTCTCCCCGCTGCTCTTATTTATTAGAACTCTACAACAAATCATTCAGTAGACGCTTCCTGTAAAAATCATCCCTGTATtcagtgtctgtctgccatgaaggaaaaggaaaactgttGGCTTTGTGAGACATATTTTATTGTGGTAATCAACAGGagaattcctttatttgtctgtCAATTTTAAATTGTTGTCTCACACAACAAACTAAAACCctctgaggagaaaacaaggTGCAGCTCAGAGTGAAGTTCCcttcaaatgcattcagtggaaGACAAGAAGAGGTCAGCAGACATTATTTCAATCCATAAAGCAAAGGGAGTATTtccagttttctttcttttctaaagAAACATATTATATTaacactgatttattttttaaatagtgTATTAATACTTTAACTCAGCCTGAAAGATCATAAaacccaaaaaataaatacatttatttacaacaacggCCCGACAAATGTACAAATTAGAGTTCTTGCCTCTTACTTTACATGCAGGAAGACCTTCCCCCTGCTCTTGGTGCAAATGGCAGCGGAACcaccatttgttttgttttctagagCAAGCCTATTGTGATACTTTCAGCACAAGTCAGCAAGATATTAATACAAATGTGTTGGAATTTGCTGAAATGGCAGTCAGGTATGTAAGTTACCTCACATGGAGTTTTTTAGTTTGAGAAATGTGGAGGGAAAACTAATTCATCTCACCTGGGACATGTGAAACTGCAGGCTGACCTAATATCTTTATTAGGTGTCCtattaataataaaagaaaGGAATAATGACACTGGCCAAGAACATAGAAAGACAACATACACTGTTGTATGACATCAACGAATTCAATAGAAGAACCAAATTAATATATAAAGTGCGTCTATCAAAGGTTTCTTTGGACATTGGTGATTTTACAAAGTGAATTGATTTGTTACTTGCTTGtagctgtgcgtgtgtgagagatctgccacaacatacacacacacgcacacacgcacattatttttatcattgtgACATAATCTTCAATCTGATTTCTCACTTCTTCAAATTCATCTTTCACCATCTGTTACATGGTTTTTGAATCATGAGCTAAAATGTATTATCTCATGTGACATAATGTATTATGAAATTTTTATGAAACTATAATGACTCTATAATGAGTTAGAGCTGTTTACCttcacaaaaaaatgtgttttgcatgaGTTATTACAGAACATATGAATGTCTGAATTGTGTCCCATGAACATCTAAAACATTCAAGAGTCATATGTTGGCTTTATATTGACATCCAAGTACTTGAAGAGATATTCAGTGCTATACTTTATGTTGTGTGCCAGAGCTTCCCTTTGGTCAGTATTGGTTTTTTGGATTTAGCATTTAAACTTAATATAGAGCACAGATGTGTTGCAGTATTACTCCACTCTGTCTCCCATGGGTCATACATGTGACACATCACTTTAATTAGACTTCTTTATTGCCTGGGGGGGCCACCAAAATTGTGTCAAGTCTTTGATAACCAATATGTGAGGGGATACAGTTAAATTCTCCTGTTTTTGATGTCCTTATATCATGAGGTTATATAAAGGGCTGGACTTGTTATTTGTGTCGGTGATTTCTAATTTTGTAATTTTTATATCCACACAGGTCATGATGATGGCTTTTTTGACCTGCATCAGCAATTTATATATTTCTAAGCATTTatagagagaaaatgtgtcatACGCAAAATATAGAGTTAGTGTAGAGCTGGATTTTATTCCCATTTATAACACATAGCATCTGAGTAGAATTGAGAAATTAATTTCCATTGACCACTAACTAAACCCTTTGCCTGTGCAATCAAAGCTTAGCACCCATAATTAGGCACAGTAGGCATGTCAAGCTTTTGATTTGTTCAAACGTTCTACATTTAAAAACTGTGAAGGGTGGTGGGGTTTTTTAGCCTCTCCAAAACTAAAAATGCAAGCGCAAGAGTGTAAGGAATGGATAACCAGTGTGTTTGTCTAA of the Chaetodon auriga isolate fChaAug3 chromosome 16, fChaAug3.hap1, whole genome shotgun sequence genome contains:
- the tufm gene encoding elongation factor Tu, mitochondrial, with protein sequence MAALVGLRACFSALQLSSPSLVRSSFKLCPVPLSRRTFAAEAKKTYNRDKPHVNVGTIGHVDHGKTTLTAAITKVLSGAGGGSYKKYEDIDNAPEEKARGITINASHVEYTTANRHYAHTDCPGHADYVKNMITGTAQMDGCILVVAATDGQMPQTREHLLLARQIGVEHVVVFINKADAVEDKEMLELVEIEIRELLTEFGYDGENTPVVIGSALCALENREPELGVNAVMKLLEVVDSYVPLPKRELEKPFLLPIEGVYSIPGRGTVVSGTLERGVIKKGDDSEFVGHNRAFKSVVTGIEMFHKSLDRAEAGDNMGALIRGLKREEVRRGMVMCKPGSIKPHQKVKAQVYILSKEEGGRHKPFVSNFMPVMFSLTWDMACRVTLPEDKEMVMPGEDTSLTLTLRQPMVLEKGQRFTLRDGNRTIGTGLVTDILTFTDEDQTNWG